A single Opisthocomus hoazin isolate bOpiHoa1 chromosome 1, bOpiHoa1.hap1, whole genome shotgun sequence DNA region contains:
- the SMCO4 gene encoding single-pass membrane and coiled-coil domain-containing protein 4, whose translation MRQLRGKPKKETSKDKKERKQAMQEARQQITTVVLPTLAVVVLLIVVFVYVATRPNTTE comes from the coding sequence ATGAGGCAGCTAAGAGGAAAACCCAAAAAAGAGACCTCCAAAgacaaaaaggagagaaagcaggCGATGCAAGAGGCCCGGCAGCAGATCACCACCGTCGTCCTTCCCACGCTGGCTGTTGTAGTACTGCTGATTGTTGTCTTTGTTTATGTAGCGACTCGTCCAAATACAACCGAGTGA